The Phycisphaerales bacterium genome includes a region encoding these proteins:
- a CDS encoding LON peptidase substrate-binding domain-containing protein — MSEDFLYLPEVVPVFPLPGVVLFPRTLLPLRIFEPRYRVMTQASLAGPRILSIALLKPGFEPLYHTRRAPIHPLVGLGQIVQSEEVDDGDYNVLLRGVGRARIVQEVGEEDYRQARIEMVDTFCTADDHEQGELRTALFASVRSNPALDPDLRSGWLRLATEDLDLDIVSDVMAAQLPVEAELRQSLLGEADAFVRARSVLEHLDTLAAIARTYRRIADPDAINLN, encoded by the coding sequence ATGAGCGAAGATTTCCTTTATCTACCCGAAGTCGTGCCGGTGTTTCCGCTGCCGGGCGTGGTGCTGTTTCCGCGCACACTGCTGCCGTTGCGCATTTTTGAGCCGCGCTATCGCGTGATGACACAGGCCTCGCTGGCGGGTCCGCGGATTTTGTCAATCGCGCTGCTGAAGCCCGGCTTCGAGCCGCTGTACCACACGCGCAGGGCGCCGATTCACCCGCTGGTCGGGCTTGGGCAGATCGTGCAGTCTGAAGAGGTCGATGACGGGGACTACAACGTGCTGCTGCGCGGCGTTGGTCGCGCCCGGATCGTGCAGGAGGTCGGCGAGGAGGACTATCGGCAGGCCCGCATCGAAATGGTGGACACGTTCTGCACGGCCGATGACCACGAGCAGGGGGAACTGCGGACGGCGCTGTTCGCATCTGTGCGAAGCAACCCGGCGTTGGACCCGGACTTGCGGTCCGGCTGGCTGCGGTTGGCGACCGAAGACCTAGATCTCGACATCGTGAGCGACGTGATGGCTGCCCAGTTGCCGGTCGAGGCCGAACTGCGCCAGTCGCTGCTGGGGGAGGCGGATGCTTTCGTGCGGGCGCGCAGTGTGCTGGAGCACCTGGATACGCTTGCGGCCATCGCCCGCACCTACCGGCGGATCGCCGATCCTGACGCCATCAATCTGAACTGA
- a CDS encoding M48 family metalloprotease: MFLVVILILALVLTVQRPLYPLLDGALHTTTAVAVATLLPAVVAWFGARRALQLMERYPARPSLGQAHFGWGLIAAQTALALAHAAVFLCTDWAVLCRQVPKVGGWILLPGLLSLVPFLLSVLLVWIVSYPADRAVRHIAVELYLLRGRPLRPVWPLREYVVFNLRHSVLFVLLPMLLILAAHDAIVLYARPIRAWTGLAYAPDLLIGVAAILVAVVAPEILRHVWVTQRLPDGPLRDRLERLATKLRLRYREILVWRSGGMLVNAAVMGVVPPLRYVLITDGMLEQMDDTKIEAVFGHEAGHVKRSHILYFLLFAFISGCAVTIFAAQTQGMSVSSDPAVFQRYQILVTIAGALLLLKWVFFGWISRRFERHADIYGARTLAVGGLPCGQPCHLHTSALPGQCPPGDPLCATAAHIFSDALHEVAVLNSIPPESPSFRHGSIASRARFLVHLAQDPLATQSFERLILVIKAGILAAALVGGVWAAHELDIWRSLAERFAPQWLG, encoded by the coding sequence ATGTTTCTGGTCGTCATCCTGATTCTTGCGCTGGTGCTGACCGTCCAGCGTCCGCTCTATCCGCTGCTGGACGGGGCGCTGCATACCACCACCGCCGTTGCGGTCGCCACGCTCCTGCCCGCAGTCGTGGCTTGGTTCGGCGCTCGCCGCGCGCTGCAGCTCATGGAGCGCTATCCGGCCCGACCCAGTCTCGGGCAGGCCCACTTCGGCTGGGGGCTGATCGCCGCCCAGACCGCCCTTGCACTGGCCCATGCGGCCGTATTCCTCTGCACCGACTGGGCCGTGCTCTGCCGCCAAGTGCCCAAGGTCGGCGGCTGGATCCTCCTGCCCGGCCTACTGTCGCTCGTGCCCTTCCTGCTCTCCGTCCTGCTGGTCTGGATCGTGAGTTATCCCGCCGACCGCGCCGTGCGGCACATCGCGGTCGAACTGTACCTGCTACGCGGCCGGCCGCTGCGGCCCGTCTGGCCCCTGCGTGAGTACGTGGTCTTCAACCTGCGGCACAGCGTCCTTTTCGTGCTGCTGCCCATGCTGCTGATCCTCGCGGCGCACGACGCCATCGTGCTCTACGCCCGGCCGATCCGCGCGTGGACCGGACTGGCCTACGCCCCCGACCTGCTCATCGGTGTCGCCGCGATCCTCGTCGCCGTGGTGGCGCCGGAGATTCTGCGGCACGTCTGGGTTACGCAACGCCTGCCGGACGGACCGCTCCGCGACCGGCTCGAACGCCTCGCCACCAAGCTGCGTCTGCGGTACCGGGAGATTCTCGTCTGGCGCAGTGGCGGCATGCTCGTCAACGCCGCCGTGATGGGCGTGGTGCCCCCCCTGCGCTATGTGCTGATCACCGACGGCATGCTCGAACAGATGGACGACACGAAGATCGAGGCGGTCTTCGGGCACGAAGCCGGTCACGTGAAGCGCAGTCACATCCTCTACTTCCTGCTGTTCGCTTTCATCAGCGGCTGCGCGGTGACCATCTTCGCGGCACAGACGCAGGGCATGTCGGTCAGTTCGGACCCCGCGGTGTTTCAGCGCTACCAGATCCTGGTGACCATTGCGGGCGCGCTGCTACTGCTGAAATGGGTGTTTTTCGGCTGGATTTCGCGGCGGTTCGAACGCCATGCCGACATCTACGGTGCCCGTACGCTCGCCGTCGGTGGCCTGCCCTGTGGGCAGCCGTGCCATCTGCACACGTCGGCGCTCCCGGGCCAGTGCCCACCGGGCGACCCCTTGTGCGCCACGGCCGCGCATATCTTCAGTGATGCGCTGCACGAAGTGGCGGTATTGAATAGCATTCCGCCCGAATCTCCGAGCTTTCGCCACGGTTCCATCGCCTCGCGGGCACGCTTTCTCGTGCACCTGGCGCAGGATCCGCTTGCCACCCAGAGCTTTGAGCGCCTCATCCTGGTGATCAAGGCGGGCATCCTCGCGGCCGCCCTCGTGGGGGGGGTCTGGGCCGCCCACGAACTCGACATCTGGCGCTCCCTGGCGGAGCGCTTCGCACCGCAGTGGCTGGGTTGA